Within Dysgonomonas sp. HDW5A, the genomic segment ATTCAACTTTTCAAGAGCTTCCTTTCTCAAATTAATATCCACGCATTTAAGAATATCCAATTGGCTTGCTTCAGATACACTTGCAATAGGTGCGGTTACCGATGGACGAGCCAATAGCCAGGCTAATGCTATTTGAGCAGGGGTTGCTTCGTATTCTTTTGCAACTTCGTGCAAAACTGTCAGAATCTTTTGCCCTCTGTCGTTTATATATTTCGAAAGGGCATCTTTTCTTTTGCTTTGAGCAATATCTTCAATCGAATTGTATTTGCCTGTCAAAAAACCACTTGCTAACGAGTAGTAACTAACTACACCTAAGTGATATTCTTTTGCTAAATCCTCATATTCTGTTTCATATTGTTTACGATCATACAGATTATATTCGGGTTGCAGACATATATATTCAGGGAAATTATTTTTACGGCTTACTTCTATTGACTCACGAATACGGGCTGGAGTCATATTAGAGGTCGCTATATAACGTACTTTTCCTTCTTTCACCAATTGAGCATAAGCTTCGAGAGTTTCTTCTATAGGGGTCGACAGGTCGTCATAATGCGTAAAATACAAATCGATGTGATCGGTTTGGAGTCTTTTCAAAGACTCCTCAACTTCATTCAGAATATACGATTTCTTTAAACCACGGTGTGTTTCAGAGATTTGAGCTCCTACTTTTGTGGCAATTGTAAGCTGCTTTCTCTTTCCCGTTTTTTTCAGCCAATTACCGATAATGGTTTCTGACTCACCTCCTTTATTTCCGGGAAACCATACCGAATATATATCTGCCGTATCAATAAAATCGAACCCTGCATTTACATATTTATCTAATATTTCAAAAGAAGCTTTTTCATCAGCCGTCCATCCGAATACATTACATCCTAAAGCAAAAGGTATAACTTCTAAATCCGATTTTCCTATTTTTCTCTTTAACCCCATATTTAAATCTTTTAAGTATTACATCATTAAAAATCAATTGAGTTTAAAGCACATCACGCCAGTGTTTCAAATTACTTTTGGCAGTATCCCAAACTTCGTCTACTCGTCCTGAAAGAATCAGTTTTGTCATCGATTTGGCGAATCCTGTCATTTGAGATAATTCTAATTTTGGAGGCATTGCCAAAGCATTAGGATCTGTTTGCACTGATATCAAAACCGGACCCGCAATGGCAAAAGCTTCACGTAATGTTTCTTCAACCTTAGAAGGTTCATTAACTCTGAACGACTGCATTCCCATAGCTGTAGCTATTGCTGCAAAATCGGGATTAAACATATCGGTTTCATAATCGGGTAATCCTGCAACTTCCATTTCGAGCTTTACCATCCCTAACGATCTGTTATCAAAAACAACTAACTTAATAGGAAGCTTATACTGAACTATAGTAGCTAAATCACCCATCATCATAGAGAGACCTCCATCGCCGCAAAAAGCAATAATTTGCTGATCGGGACGGGCAAAAGCTGCCCCTATTGCCATAGGCATAGCATTAGCCATAGAACCATGACTGAATGAACCCAGCATTTCGCGCTCGCCTGTTGCTTGCAAATAACGGGCACCCCATACGCAACACATACCTGTATCTACGGTGAAGATAGCATCTTTATTGGCAATCTTATCAATTACTGTTGCCAAAT encodes:
- a CDS encoding aldo/keto reductase, coding for MGLKRKIGKSDLEVIPFALGCNVFGWTADEKASFEILDKYVNAGFDFIDTADIYSVWFPGNKGGESETIIGNWLKKTGKRKQLTIATKVGAQISETHRGLKKSYILNEVEESLKRLQTDHIDLYFTHYDDLSTPIEETLEAYAQLVKEGKVRYIATSNMTPARIRESIEVSRKNNFPEYICLQPEYNLYDRKQYETEYEDLAKEYHLGVVSYYSLASGFLTGKYNSIEDIAQSKRKDALSKYINDRGQKILTVLHEVAKEYEATPAQIALAWLLARPSVTAPIASVSEASQLDILKCVDINLRKEALEKLNSISKI